A single Paenibacillus kribbensis DNA region contains:
- a CDS encoding helix-turn-helix domain-containing protein: protein MSNTTTILTEITKHMKDHDLILSDLAREAGMNPGTMSSVINGNRTLSVDQLDRITKAMGHPVGYYYERYVSEYLAEANPNWRRMSPFLHNCAKLNKLDCIHEVVNLLMDKLGYSESLFELAEELFHEKMYQAAAILYENVAVSEKKQYSERLAMCQYRLFQTRQGDNQEKNYEAAVQFEIYVERLDEIDQLEALKDLANTYRSLRKWDKVELFAKALGNKAKIQYNLEQKGYHVKKGNAKKPNFPLFAYWAFSHLLRAQACDERKDYEKALQHIRKYTDLSWVTDTDEETLEWKNKYEDWAVVNTYVNKLLSGDKSVLPNYVAYISSRKDEVLPALDNILEAANRYQFDVDDILKQFEANISSYLEEQKVESFYTQRFITERFVHFSKEIAVYYLTKGRFADGFQFLLNCLEKSASTNNKSYIIKCMRLYEFYQEYAPSETKTAYRNLMHEVDKDET, encoded by the coding sequence TTGTCCAATACAACCACGATACTCACAGAGATAACGAAGCATATGAAAGATCATGATTTAATTCTAAGCGACCTAGCGAGAGAAGCAGGAATGAATCCGGGGACCATGAGTAGTGTTATTAATGGGAATCGTACTCTTTCAGTGGATCAGCTTGATCGAATTACGAAAGCGATGGGGCATCCTGTCGGCTATTACTACGAACGTTATGTGTCTGAATATTTAGCAGAGGCTAACCCGAATTGGCGTCGAATGAGTCCTTTCTTACATAATTGTGCAAAATTAAATAAATTGGACTGTATTCACGAAGTTGTAAATCTGTTGATGGATAAACTAGGCTATTCAGAATCCTTATTTGAGCTTGCGGAAGAACTATTTCATGAGAAGATGTACCAGGCGGCAGCCATACTTTATGAAAATGTAGCTGTAAGTGAGAAGAAACAATACTCAGAACGTTTGGCGATGTGTCAGTACCGCTTGTTCCAAACAAGGCAAGGAGACAACCAGGAGAAAAACTATGAAGCAGCAGTTCAATTTGAAATATATGTTGAACGGTTAGATGAGATAGATCAGCTAGAGGCGTTAAAGGATTTGGCGAATACATATCGTTCGTTACGTAAATGGGACAAAGTAGAATTATTCGCTAAAGCTCTAGGAAATAAGGCCAAAATTCAATATAATTTGGAGCAAAAAGGGTATCATGTAAAAAAAGGAAATGCGAAGAAACCTAATTTTCCTTTGTTTGCGTATTGGGCATTCTCGCATTTACTTCGTGCACAAGCCTGTGATGAGAGAAAAGATTATGAGAAGGCACTTCAGCATATTAGAAAGTATACTGATTTAAGCTGGGTTACGGATACAGATGAAGAAACTTTGGAATGGAAAAACAAATATGAAGACTGGGCGGTAGTAAATACGTACGTAAATAAGCTTCTTTCTGGCGATAAGAGTGTTCTTCCCAATTACGTAGCTTATATCTCTTCAAGAAAAGACGAGGTTCTGCCCGCGCTTGATAATATCCTTGAGGCGGCTAACCGATATCAATTTGATGTAGATGATATTTTAAAGCAATTCGAGGCGAATATTTCATCCTATCTGGAAGAACAGAAGGTTGAGAGCTTTTATACTCAACGTTTTATAACAGAACGCTTTGTGCATTTTTCAAAAGAAATAGCAGTTTACTATTTGACCAAAGGAAGATTTGCTGATGGCTTTCAATTTTTATTAAACTGTTTGGAAAAATCTGCATCCACCAATAATAAATCGTATATAATTAAATGTATGAGGCTGTATGAGTTTTATCAGGAGTATGCACCATCTGAGACGAAGACAGCGTACAGAAATTTAATGCACGAGGTGGATAAAGATGAAACGTAA